A window of the Rhodoferax sp. GW822-FHT02A01 genome harbors these coding sequences:
- a CDS encoding class II aldolase/adducin family protein, producing MTHIHTLRQDLAAAFRWAARLNMHESIANHFSVATDDTGREFLLNPVGAHFSLVRASELLLLNLDKPETYQGPHAPDPTAWTLHAALHQKLPQARCILHTHMHSATTLCCLKDFEFLMLDQNACRFHKRIAYDRGYAGMALHTDEGARVAALMEHGKSVLFMGNHGVIVVAPTVAQAFDELYYLEKACALQLAALATGRELALIPDDVAAVACRQWNDYPTEFSNLHFTALKTILNQQEPDYAL from the coding sequence ATGACACACATTCACACCTTGCGACAAGACCTGGCAGCCGCCTTCCGCTGGGCGGCGCGGCTGAACATGCATGAGTCGATTGCCAACCACTTCAGCGTGGCTACCGACGACACGGGCCGGGAGTTCCTGCTCAACCCGGTGGGCGCGCATTTTTCCCTGGTGCGCGCCAGCGAGCTGCTGCTGCTCAACCTGGACAAGCCCGAAACCTACCAGGGCCCCCATGCGCCCGACCCCACGGCCTGGACGCTGCATGCGGCCCTGCACCAGAAGCTGCCACAGGCGCGCTGCATCCTGCACACGCATATGCACAGCGCCACCACGCTGTGCTGCCTCAAAGACTTCGAGTTCCTGATGCTGGACCAGAACGCCTGCCGCTTCCACAAGCGCATTGCCTACGACCGCGGCTATGCCGGCATGGCGCTGCACACGGACGAAGGTGCCCGCGTGGCCGCCCTGATGGAGCACGGCAAGAGCGTGCTGTTCATGGGCAACCACGGCGTGATCGTGGTCGCTCCCACCGTGGCCCAGGCCTTTGACGAGCTGTACTACCTGGAGAAAGCCTGCGCCCTGCAACTGGCGGCCCTGGCCACCGGACGCGAACTGGCGCTGATCCCCGACGACGTGGCCGCAGTGGCCTGCCGCCAGTGGAACGACTACCCCACCGAATTTTCCAACCTGCATTTCACCGCCCTCAAAACCATCCTCAACCAACAAGAACCGGACTACGCCCTATGA
- a CDS encoding 3-keto-5-aminohexanoate cleavage protein, protein MNQNIIITCAVTGAGDTAGKNPHVPVTPRQIADAAIEAANAGATVVHCHVRDPQTGKGSRDPALYRELMEHIKASGVDVIVNLTAGMGGDLEIGPGETPTQYGPGTDLVGPLTRLVHVEELLPDICTLDCGTLNFGDGDTIYVSTPTALRVGAKRITELGVKAELEIFDTGHLWFSKQMMKEGLLFDPLFQLCLGIPWGAPADTTTMKAMVDNLPAGVTWAGFGIGRLQMPMAAQAILLGGNVRVGLEDNLWLDKGVPASNGTLVERVIKLIECMGAKPMTPAEGRIKMNLKKR, encoded by the coding sequence ATGAACCAGAACATCATCATTACCTGCGCCGTGACCGGCGCTGGCGACACCGCTGGCAAGAACCCCCATGTGCCGGTCACACCGCGCCAGATTGCCGACGCCGCCATCGAAGCGGCCAACGCCGGTGCCACCGTGGTGCACTGCCATGTGCGCGACCCGCAAACCGGCAAAGGCAGCCGTGATCCGGCGCTCTACCGCGAGCTGATGGAGCACATCAAGGCCTCGGGCGTGGACGTCATCGTCAACCTGACCGCCGGCATGGGCGGTGACCTGGAAATCGGCCCGGGCGAAACGCCCACGCAGTACGGCCCCGGCACCGACCTGGTCGGCCCGCTGACCCGCCTGGTGCATGTGGAAGAGCTGCTGCCCGACATCTGCACGCTGGACTGCGGCACGCTCAACTTTGGCGATGGCGACACCATCTATGTCTCCACCCCCACAGCCCTGCGCGTAGGTGCCAAGCGCATCACCGAGCTGGGTGTGAAGGCCGAGCTGGAAATCTTCGATACCGGCCACCTGTGGTTCTCCAAGCAGATGATGAAGGAAGGCCTGCTGTTCGACCCGCTGTTCCAGCTCTGCCTGGGCATTCCATGGGGCGCCCCCGCCGACACCACCACCATGAAGGCCATGGTGGACAACCTGCCCGCTGGCGTGACCTGGGCCGGCTTTGGCATCGGCCGCCTGCAGATGCCCATGGCGGCGCAAGCCATTCTGCTGGGCGGCAATGTGCGCGTGGGTCTGGAAGACAACCTGTGGCTGGACAAGGGTGTACCCGCCAGCAACGGCACGCTGGTGGAGCGCGTGATCAAGCTGATCGAATGCATGGGAGCCAAGCCCATGACACCGGCTGAAGGCCGCATCAAGATGAACCTCAAGAAACGCTGA